A genomic region of Columba livia isolate bColLiv1 breed racing homer chromosome 12, bColLiv1.pat.W.v2, whole genome shotgun sequence contains the following coding sequences:
- the LOC102089529 gene encoding transmembrane protein 182 isoform X2 produces MKVGVAALTAGLLGGTGVLFFLIAFGTDYWLLATETCGVFEHGNSTLQTGEAEMLTEVRKEILTFHHEGFFWRCWFFGEGHPETIWTFWYTSQAHPKFCMHGYLFPLPIALGPFPHPSYDTTAVYRGFWTAFIMLAVAAGLVGGLLLVCGVPFVSPRSYKVGGGFLLVSGALFLLLIFLFVMWKEFAADFQKYILLERSEKCLEDVPVHVYYGWSFMFAAAGVPLVLLSGLLFYLVGRDIMKSLE; encoded by the exons ATGAAGGTTGGAGTAGCCGCCCTCACAGCCGGGCTCCTTGGCGGCACCGGCGTCTTGTTCTTCCTCATCGCTTTTGGGACAGATTACTGGCTTCTCGCCACAGAGACCTGCGGTGTCTTTGAGCATGGGAACAGCACTCTGCAGACCGGGGAG GCTGAAATGCTGACAGAGGTCAGGAAGGAGATCCTCACCTTCCATCACGAGGGCTTCTTCTGGCGATGCTGGTTCTTTGGCGAGGGCCACCCAGAGACCATCTGGACCTTCTGGTACA cCAGCCAAGCTCACCCCAAGTTCTGCATGCATGGCTACCTCTTTCCCTTGCCCATCGCTCTTGGACCTTTTCCTCATCCTTCCTATGACACAACCGCAG TGTACAGAGGTTTCTGGACGGCGTTCATCATGCTGGCCGTTGCCGCCGGGCTGGtgggggggctgctgctggtgtgCGGGGTGCCCTTTGTCAGCCCCCGCTCCTACAAAGTGGGCGGCGGATTCCTCCTGGTCTCGG GAGCCTTATTTCTCCTGCTCATATTTCTCTTCGTGATGTGGAAGGAGTTTGCTGCTGATTTTCAGAAGTACATCCTTCTGGAAAGGAGCGAGAAGTGTCTGGAGGATGTACCCGTCCATGTCTATTATGGCTGGTCATTCATGTTCGCCGCAGCGGGGGTGCCCCTGGTTTTACTTTCTGGACTCCTCTTCTACCTGGTGGGCAGAGACATTATGAAATCCCTGGAGTAA
- the LOC102089529 gene encoding transmembrane protein 182 isoform X1 gives MAKVLLPTCCPMKVGVAALTAGLLGGTGVLFFLIAFGTDYWLLATETCGVFEHGNSTLQTGEAEMLTEVRKEILTFHHEGFFWRCWFFGEGHPETIWTFWYTSQAHPKFCMHGYLFPLPIALGPFPHPSYDTTAVYRGFWTAFIMLAVAAGLVGGLLLVCGVPFVSPRSYKVGGGFLLVSGALFLLLIFLFVMWKEFAADFQKYILLERSEKCLEDVPVHVYYGWSFMFAAAGVPLVLLSGLLFYLVGRDIMKSLE, from the exons ATGGCTAAAG TTCTGCTGCCTACCTGCTGCCCTATGAAGGTTGGAGTAGCCGCCCTCACAGCCGGGCTCCTTGGCGGCACCGGCGTCTTGTTCTTCCTCATCGCTTTTGGGACAGATTACTGGCTTCTCGCCACAGAGACCTGCGGTGTCTTTGAGCATGGGAACAGCACTCTGCAGACCGGGGAG GCTGAAATGCTGACAGAGGTCAGGAAGGAGATCCTCACCTTCCATCACGAGGGCTTCTTCTGGCGATGCTGGTTCTTTGGCGAGGGCCACCCAGAGACCATCTGGACCTTCTGGTACA cCAGCCAAGCTCACCCCAAGTTCTGCATGCATGGCTACCTCTTTCCCTTGCCCATCGCTCTTGGACCTTTTCCTCATCCTTCCTATGACACAACCGCAG TGTACAGAGGTTTCTGGACGGCGTTCATCATGCTGGCCGTTGCCGCCGGGCTGGtgggggggctgctgctggtgtgCGGGGTGCCCTTTGTCAGCCCCCGCTCCTACAAAGTGGGCGGCGGATTCCTCCTGGTCTCGG GAGCCTTATTTCTCCTGCTCATATTTCTCTTCGTGATGTGGAAGGAGTTTGCTGCTGATTTTCAGAAGTACATCCTTCTGGAAAGGAGCGAGAAGTGTCTGGAGGATGTACCCGTCCATGTCTATTATGGCTGGTCATTCATGTTCGCCGCAGCGGGGGTGCCCCTGGTTTTACTTTCTGGACTCCTCTTCTACCTGGTGGGCAGAGACATTATGAAATCCCTGGAGTAA